The Microtus pennsylvanicus isolate mMicPen1 chromosome 5, mMicPen1.hap1, whole genome shotgun sequence DNA segment CAAATTGGACAAAACAGCTGTCAGGAAAGGCATGGTTAGTTTATGTGGCTTTAGTGACCTTGCCTAGACATTCGTCCCAGGCAGTGTGCAATTCATTCCAGGTTGGAACAGCTGATCCAACTACATCAGCAAAAAAACATTATGTCAGGAGCAGAAAAGAAGCCACGACGTTGGCaatggagaagggaggaagaaagtctAGGGAGTCAGGGGCTGCTCTcagccactccccacccccattccctccCAGAAGCAGCCTGCTGTTGCTGGTGTTGTGACAGTGTTGTGGGTTTACACCCATTTGGAGAAAGCTTACCAGAACTGCTGTAGGACTAGTTCAGTGGAAATCATGAAAACTTAAGCAAGTTCACTGGGAGGCATGGCGGGATGGCTGGGGAGGGAAACGGATTATACAGAAGACAACAGCAGTTAATAAAGGCAGACAGATGCCAGTCCTGAGAGTCggtaggtgtggtggcacaggcctgggaTAGCAGcctggggaggcaggagcaggaggatctccaGCCAGCTTGTGACCCTAGGCTAGACCGTCTTTAAAAAAGGGGAATAAAAGGTTGATGGTGTATGGCATAAGTTATTTGTGCATTTTCTTGGTTCAGGCCTGTGGTTCTCTGTCATCTGCTAGTAATGTCTGCATTTTTagatatctttttattttcaagacagggtttctctgtgtagctttggtgtctgtcctggaactcactcttgtagaccaggctggcctcaaactcacagagatctgcctgcctctgcctcccgagtgctgggataaaagggtatgtgccaccaccacctggcttagatTTGCATTTATACTGCCCAGGTGAGTGTACCAGATAGCATGCCGAGGGCTATGTGGCTATCAACCAACGCCTCTAATCTCAGAAGCGGCACAGTCTGCTGTTCTAATCACTCTTTGGTCAACCCATCACTGTGGTGTGTCTCCCTTATGAAAGTGGCCCATTCGTAATTTGGGGCCACTTTCAGAGCCCCCAGCAGATGCCCCAAATCACAGATGATGGCATTGTATTCTATGTTTTTCCCTATACAGACACAGCATAAGATGAACTGATAAATTAGGTATAGTAAGAGCTAGTGAGTAAAAGTTGAGCTATTTGGTTACCAACGCTGTGATCCCATGGCAATTAGTGGGATAACTGGCCCAGCTACTGAGAacttaaaaatcacaaaagaCCTCAGTACTTAAGTGATTGTTTGAAGACACagtctctagcccaggctggccttggactctccATGTGTTTCCGCAGAACcctaaacttctgatcctcctacctctacctcccgagtgctgggattgcaggcatgcgccaccatgttGTAGGAGGTGCTGGCTTTAACCCAGCgctgtgtgcatgctaggcaagtactctgaaAACTGAGCTACACTCCCTGGTGAAGTGTATTTTAAAGGCATTCTTTTATTTGACtttagaaaaaaacccacatgtaTTTTAAAGTCAGAACTTTACTACACATAAATACCAAATACCATGAGACAAACTTTGGATTATTTTAGATGTCTCACTTCCCAGGGTTCTTAACAGGAAAATGCTCTTATTTTGAGAGAATTGTTTCATGTCCTGTTTGACGATGGCGTATTTTCATAGAAGCTGTTCTTATCACTAATCGGAGCCTTCGGAGAACGATGTCTATTTATTAATGTTCTTGGGTGGAGGCAAGTAGGTGGGTCTGGCCGGTGAGGGGCCAGTATCGTCCTCCCCTCCTTGGTCTCTAGGTTGCTGCTTCCCTCATGGCCACAGAGATGATGCAGCTGGGAACTGGGATGGGGTGGCCTGCATTCTCAGAAGGCTTCCAGATTTACCTGAGTCCTGACCCCTTCAGAATGGTCTTGGGAGGATCGAGGCCTGGCATAGTCACCTCTGCATGCTATTGCTGGCCTCCAAGTCTTGTGGGGGCCCTGTGGTCGGGGAGGACTTCCCTTGAGCAAGGAAGGCTGCTTTCCTTTCTCACAACGGAGCCTCAGCGTCTCAACTCTTTAATGTCACAGTTACCTGACTGACATTGACCGAATCGCCATGCCCTCTTTCGTGCCAACGCAACAGGATGTCCTTCGTGTTCGGGTGCCCACCACTGGCATCATAGAGTATCCATTTGACTTGGAGAACATCATCTTCCGGTGAGTCTGTCTCCCAGACAGAGGCCTTTAAGGGTCAGTCTGTTCGGGGGGACATGtcctgaggtgtgtgtgtgtgtgtgccgggtGTGCAGGAGTCACTGGCGATGACGacggcatcagatcccctgggaatggatcaccatgtgggtgctcagaCTGGACTCAGGCCCTTTGTAAAGCAACGGgagttcttaacccctgagcctcCTCTCCGACCCCTCGAAGCTCGTGTATCTATTATTCCTCTATCCTTTCTAACGACGATCATTGCACACCTGTCTAGCCCTCCCACATTGGGTTCAATATTATTGTTCTGTTTAGCTCTCCTTCAGCGTTGTCACGTGGAGAGGGTGgtataaaaatattcttcatgTCTCATTTAATGGGAGCTCTCTCCCTAGCTGAGCAGTGGGTTTAAACCTTTTCAACTCCAAAGGCTGCTTGCAACCTCCCAGGCATCTCAGAATGAGTTTGCCAGAGTTTTGGTGGCCAGGTTTTGCCTTCAGAGCCACAGGACTATGCCACGCACCGCGGGaccccgtctgcgctctatgcgctagaacccagtttgtGAGCttctggcaaggggctggaggttgagaatacacacgcagagacagaccgacacacagaccttccaacactggtaccaaaaccccctctttaatagcaccgtGGAGGTGCTCCAGGAGACCCAATGGCCTCTTTTGGCCTCAGGTCCCCGGTCTCATGTGCATgtcacatacgcacacatacacacacagtcctgAAAGACAGAATACAAATCATACATTTAAATACAGGACCTGCAGAAGAGGTTCCAGGAAGATGGCTTGCCTTTGTCCCTTTTGTGCCCTAGGACTCCATGTGGGCTGCTGGAGTAAAGGACTTCCGCAGCAGGTTCTTACCCAGCATCCCCAGGAAGGCTCCATCTGAGTCCTTTCTTGGTTCCCCACTGCCCAGGGCAGCACCGTTCTGACACTAACCTTAAGAACCCCTTCCCTCCGAATCACCGAGGACAGCAAAGGTTACTAACTCTGTGGTGTAAAGACCTGCAGCCCGTTTCCCGGAGCTGCTCATTCCAACTCTGACCATCTCTCTCTGCTGAGCAGGATGGTGGATGTTGGTGGCCAGCGCTCTGAGCGACGGAAGTGGATCCACTGCTTTGAGAGCGTCACCTCCATCATTTTCTTGGTTGCTCTGAGTGAATATGACCAGGTCCTGGCCGAGTGTGACAATGAGGTATGCTGCCGGGGTGGGGTGGTAACTGTGGAAGACGGTCTTAGTTCTTCAGTTTTCTAGAAGCCGGCGCTCAGGTGTCTGTTACTAATGCAGCCGACTGGTGTCTGCAGACCCATGTCCATAGTCCCCTGCAACTTAAATACTGTCACATGTCACTTAACAGCAAAATACATCCGGAGACAGACCTCATCAGATTCAGAGCCAGGTTTggtgccacagcactcaggaggcgaggacaggcagatctctgagagttcctgGCTAGCCAAGGctccatagtcttaaaaaaaaaataaacccaaactAAACAAGACAAGAAACCAACAACTAAAAAAGCACAAACCGACCGACCAGAAGAGACTTCATCTTCGTGTGGCGAACTTAAATGGTGCAGCCTACTGCATACTGAGAGTTGTGGACCAGAACCCTAGATCCAAACTAGTTGCCCAGAATTTCCCAAGGAACATTTTCTGAGTCAAATACCAGACTCTGATTTAGCTGACTGATGGTGGCTATGGTCTGAGAGTAAAGGACGTTCACAAAGTcgtcccccccctcccccaggtaaATGTCATGGGTCATGAAGggtagaaaacaggaaaaagcaGACTGGGTCAAGAGAGCTCAGTTTACCAAGCCAGCCCTTAGAAACCATGTAAAAATCCAAcctacagggggctggagagatggctcagaggttaagagcattgcctgctcttccaaaggtcctgagttcaattcccagcaaccatatggtggctcacaaccatctgtaatggggtctggtgctctcttctggcctgcgggcatacacacagacagaatattgtatacataataaataaatatttaaaaaaatccaacctACATACACAAAGCTAAGGTTCTTGCTGCTGGTGGcatgttggaaaaaaaaattactgcctTTTGGGTCCTGCGCTACAGCTATATTTGTTGGGTTCCAATGGGGGTAGTTTCATTTCCAAGTCCCTTCAGAGACCCTAATACATACAGTATTGTCTAATAAttctcccccatcccacctcttTCAAGAATGGGTCTTGTCCAGTTTAAGCTGGCCCCAAACTGACTATGAAGCAAAGGGTAACCTTCACTTTATTATCCTCCAGCCTTCCACTACACctcttaagtgttgggattataccTGTGCGCCATTGTGTGGACTGAACCTGTGGCTTCATCATGCCCAGCCCAGTCTGTTTCTAACAGACACCATCTGAGCGGACCCTCGGCCTCCAGAGAACGCAGCTCCCAAACTAGGCTCTTAGCTGAGCTGTCAGAGCAGGGGTGCCCACACATGGAGCAGTTCAGAGATTAGAGCAGCACCCGAGACTGCATCTGGCCTTACTCCCCTGCAAAGTCTCATTTAGGCATCTGGGGCTGGCACAGCCCAGGCAAGTACTGTGCCTCCTGCAAAGCTGCAAGGTGCTGGCTGGCTCTAGTTCCATTAGATGCTCTGACAGAAAGTGACCAGGACTGTTGGTCACTTCGGAAGGTTATTTTCTGAGGAATACCAATGTCCTCTTAATGTATGCAAGATTTCTTGGCTCTTGTTTCAAGGACAGGGATGCCAACCATCAGTGTGCTGCCAGGATTAAGCATTGGCCCATGAACAAATCATATCTTGTACCCCTTGAGTGAAAGCTTCTCTCCGAGGAGTTCCATTATATTAGTTAATTAGGGGAGGGGGAACGCATTTACTTGTGCCATCAAAGTAATAGCGGCTGCTGTAGCTCTCCCAAGAGGAATTTCAAGAGATAGTTctcagcataaaaaaaaaataggaattctTAGGAGTTACTTGTAGTATTTCTCAGAAGAGTCAAAGGATTGTGTGTTCAGCGCACCAAGAGCCCAGACCAATATTCTTAGGAATTAAACATATTCGTTTCTCCTACAAAAGTGATAGGAATCACAGGAGTTTGGAGAGCACGTAGATGGTTGTTATTCCTGCCCATTCCTTCCACCTGTACGTGTGCATTGGACCCATCTATTCTGCctacagatttttttccttcgGAGATTAAGATAATTCTAGACTTTAGAGAATCTCTAAAAGTGAACGAGTTAATTCTCTGATAATAACTTTCTGGACCCCAGTCTTCAGAGTGGGAGAACGTCCAGGTGTGGGCTTGTAGGGAAGTACAATCATGGCGCATCCCTTTGGAGCATGTGCGGAGCGTCGATGGTTTAGGGTTGCTTCTTCCTCTAAAGgaaagttcttgtttttttccttaggggggaacaaaaaaaaaacatgttgtttAAAATTATTGTTCATGAGTACAACTGTCACATGACTCATGTCTCTATGGACTTGGGAAAGTTAAATTTTTGGGATGCTGTGGTCATCCACTAAATTGGGAAACTGGGACAACATCCGATTTGTAAAGCATGGCTATGATGCTCTGCAGTGTTATCTCTGTTCTGACCAGTCTAGCAGGCCTGAGGGCTCAGGGTTGTGGTCCTCCTGTGTCCCAATACTCCTGAGGCACAAGTTTGCACAAGAACCTTGTTTAGGGCAAGAGAAGAGTTAGTGCTCCAAAAATGCTGAGAAAAATCAGgcgtgtgggggaggggcagggtggAAGGGCAAATGGTAGCTGGTCTGATGGGCCCGCATTCTTGCCATTATAGGAACAGTGACCCTAAGGGGAGAGGACTGATGGATGTACCCAGCCTCCTAGCATGCTGTTTCCAAGTCCTGCTTTTCTTTCTGACTTAATCCTAACTTGGTTTCTCCCTAGAACCGTATGGAAGAGAGCAAAGCCTTGTTTAAAACCATCATCACCTACCCCTGGTTTCTGAACTCATCTGTAATTTTGTTCTTAAACAAgaaggatcttctggaagagaaaaTCATGTACTCCCATCTAATTAGTTATTTCCCAGAATACACAGGTAAGTATTTGGGGGATGCGGCTCTCACACGAGCCATATTGACTCCCCAGCTTTCTGGGCTCTCATGTTCCTCCTTCAAATTATGCTTCTCAGAGTGTTTTCACCTCAACACCTGCCACTGCAAGGGCCTGGATACATTTGCCAGCTCATTTGGCTTACTCCACTTGACTGGTCAGGCCCCAGCTTGGGAGCCTCACCTAGGAAACCCTGCTGCACCTGTCTACAGCTTGCACTAGGGTGCCACCCCTTTCTGTTGCCCTGGCAGCCTGGTCATTCTGCTGCGTATGCACTCACTCAGCTTTCTCTGGCAGAGCTGGCTCCTGCAGCTTCAGTCAGAGTACACGCTGCTTTGTGGGGTGCTGGAGTCTTCATGGATGTAACCTGCTCAAGACAGGACAGTGCTCATGCTCACTAATCACTCCTGGCACAAGACGTCTCAAACAGCACACTCTTGAAACTGGCATTCCATGTGAAGTGTTTCAGCATACTCCTCCTTTGATTAAACACTCTGGCAGTATAGTTTCCAACTGTCAGGCTTTAAAACCAAACTAATGACATTAGTTTCTGCGCCACAGCCCACAGCTGCCTGTCTGTACAAGTTAGTGGTTAGAAGACAAAACTAGGCCACTATTTTTAGACAAATCACTTTACAGTACAATTTTTAGATACCAGTAGACACTTTAAAAAAGACCAAACACTGGGCAAGGGAATGgctggttcagttggtaaaaacATTTGCTTTGGAAGCAAGTATATGACCAAGTTCAATCCTTAGAACTCACCTAAAAAAGCAGGCATGATAATGAGAATTTATAATCACAGAGACAGGTAGACCACTGGgatttgctggccagtcagtctagcctagTTGGTGAGCTGTAGGCCAAAGAAAGATCTTTGTCAATGGAGATGCATAGTATTCCCGACGATAACATGGAATTGTTCTCTGGGCACATGTATGTATCCATGCATATATActccataaaacagaaaatatttttaaaacattttatagattCATATGAAATATAATAACTATTCCAGGTAACCTTTCCTTAGGTATGAAATAAAAAGGatctgaaataagaaaatacaataaaaatggattatgggAGGGCATGATGGTGAGTCTGTATCTTTATTCCTCTCATGACCAGGACCAAAGCAAGATGTCAAAGCCGCCAGGGACTTTATCCTGAAGCTGTATCAAGACCAGAATCCTGACAAAGAGAAGGTCATCTATTCTCACTTCACATGTGCTACAGACACTGAGAATATCCGCTTTGTGTTTGCTGCTGTCAAAGACACAATCCTCCAACTAAACCTCCGGGAATTCAACTTGGTGTAAATGCTGTGACCCACTCCTCCCAGACAGAGGGTGATCTCTGGGCCAGGCTCCAAGGACATTACGTAGCCCACAGGGACAGAGATGGATAGTGTAACTTCAAGGACACTTGCTCTACCAACTCTTCTAAGTGTCATCAACTCTTGTCTTTACTTACCTTTTGGCTGTGAGCTCAGGCATAATTTCTGAGTTTGGTATTTTATAGAATTTCAAAGGCTACTGTGACGCCCCTCCCCCCTCTTAAACTAAAATGTTCAATCACTAACAGAGAGGACTTGTTAATTTACAGATCATGCCTTCAGACCTCTAGGATTTAATTCAGGTGACTAAGAAATCTTAATAGatttaatgctttttaaataaacCTTGAAAGATATTTCTTACATTTCTTCCCCTCATCTAACATTTGTACCAAACAACCAAAGACTTTCTATgcatcccccctcccccgacccttattattttaattttttacttttaaaggcAAGGCCTTAAGTGACCCAGGCAGGCTTCCAATCCGCACCTGCTGTGTCATTGAGGAtggccttgatcctcctgcctggaCTCCCCAAGTGTTTGTTGGAATTGTTGGTGTTCAGCgaagattattttcttttctgagacaaggtctcatgtattcCATGTTGGTCTCAAACATAGTACAGtcgaggatgaccttaaacttctgattctcttgtctTCATATATATAGCCTAATTAGAGCAGGAGAGTTTTCACCCTGTTGCTAATTATTCCTGACATCA contains these protein-coding regions:
- the Gna14 gene encoding guanine nucleotide-binding protein subunit alpha-14, whose protein sequence is MAGCCCLSAEEKESQRISAEIERQLRRDKKDARRELKLLLLGTGESGKSTFIKQMRIIHGSGYSDEDRKGFTKLVYQNIFTAMQAMIRAMDTLRIQYVCEQNKENAQIIREVEVDKVSALSRDQVAAIKQLWLDPGIQECYDRRREYQLSDSAKYYLTDIDRIAMPSFVPTQQDVLRVRVPTTGIIEYPFDLENIIFRMVDVGGQRSERRKWIHCFESVTSIIFLVALSEYDQVLAECDNENRMEESKALFKTIITYPWFLNSSVILFLNKKDLLEEKIMYSHLISYFPEYTGPKQDVKAARDFILKLYQDQNPDKEKVIYSHFTCATDTENIRFVFAAVKDTILQLNLREFNLV